The Puntigrus tetrazona isolate hp1 chromosome 16, ASM1883169v1, whole genome shotgun sequence genome includes a region encoding these proteins:
- the LOC122360804 gene encoding zymogen granule membrane protein 16-like → MLHQLVLLSALCAMSMTLPLPEFYSYSTAVGEGNGNEFSTAHDGRIRGIRVYEYSNNGYYYSYSYINGIQLNYDSNWTELVGVKYYGNEREITLFDNEHFIQVSGKYYSGYISELLFVTNEGRFFKVGQPSGLSFNFYPTHDGSELRFLSGRQNGFALTSIGAHWAVY, encoded by the exons ATGCTGCATCAACTTGTGCTGCTCTCTGCCCTTTGCGCCATGAGCATGACCCTGC CTTTACCTGAATTTTACTCATACTCCACCGCTGTTGGTGAAGGCAATGGAAACGAATTTTCCACTGCTCATGACGGTCGCATCAGGGGAATCAGAGTTTATGAATATTCCAACAATGGATACTACTATAGCTATAGTTACATCAATGG GATCCAGCTAAATTATGACAGTAACTGGACAGAACTGGTTGGCGTGAAATATTATGGCAATGAAAGGGAGATAACACTCTTCGACAATGAACATTTCATTCAGGTCTCTGGAAAGTATTATTCTGGTTACATCAGTGAGCTTCTGTTTGTCACTAACGAGGGGCGCTTTTTTAAAGTGGGGCAACCTTCTGGACTTTCATTTAACTTCTACCCGACCCACGATGGAAGTGAACTACGCTTCCTCAGCGGTCGCCAGAATGGATTTGCCCTCACCTCCATTGGTGCTCATTGGGCTGTCTACTAA
- the cmtm8b gene encoding CKLF-like MARVEL transmembrane domain-containing protein 8b, whose translation MEIDSESRADSTSTITDRTRKSSNIESLGLSHSKLAYDGNFIRSASGAFMAGEIVFGLLVWTLIGGTEYLHVPALVWVMFVSVFYWALTVILFLIYLTMAHTRIPQIPWKISGICFNGSASVLYLAAAVICGISLNVAIKGRYYFISWVASTIFASLAMVCYAGNTVVNFKSWRTKSEET comes from the exons ATGGAGATCGACTCCGAGTCCCGCGCCGACAGCACCAGCACCATTACTGACAGAACCAGGAAGAGCTCAAATATAGAGAGTTTAGGTTTGTCTCACTCCAAGCTGGCTTACGATGGAAACTTTATTCGCTCTGCTTCTGGCGCGTTTATGGCTGGAGAAATC GTGTTTGGGCTTCTGGTGTGGACTCTGATTGGTGGGACAGAGTACCTCCATGTTCCTGCACTGGTATGGGTAATGTTTGTGTCAGTGTTTTATTGGGCGCTTACTGTCATTCTCTTCCTCATATACCTGACTATGGCCCACACCAGGATTCCCCAGATCCCATGGAAAATTTCG GGAATATGTTTTAATGGCAGTGCCTCTGTATTGTACCTGGCAGCGGCTGTGATTTGTGGCATATCTTTGAATGTGGCCATTAAGGGGCGCTACTACTTCATCAGCTGGGTTGCATCGACG ATATTTGCCTCACTGGCTATGGTGTGTTATGCAGGAAACACGGTTGTGAATTTCAAATCGTGGAGAACAAAAAGTGAAGAGACATaa